The Zea mays cultivar B73 chromosome 7, Zm-B73-REFERENCE-NAM-5.0, whole genome shotgun sequence DNA segment TCTGTTAACATGCTTCTGGATGCAAAAAAAAAGATGCATAATTTGGGAAAAGGAACAAAATAAAATGCTGAATTTTGACGATTTGATGATGAGGTTCTCTTTGTTGACACATGGTGGGGGGATTCAGGATAGTAATTTAAATACATGCTCTGACAGCTCTGTATAATGTCACATTCTCCTATGCAAATGATCTCAAGGGAAGTGATATTTACATTGTTCTGTATTCAAAGGAATTGTGTACAGATATCATATTTCATGGCGTGGATCAATCTGTGGCCATTATCTTCCTTGTAGTTTTGTGTTATTGTCATACATTTTCCTTGTTTCAGGTTACTTTTTTTTTTCTCACTAGGCGATTGCCTCATGCTTTATCTGAGTTAGAGTCCATAGTTTCCATTTGTTATGTCTTATGTGTAGGTTCTTATGCTTGTCCCTTCTATTGCATCAGTTCATTCCATACTCATTTATAGAGAAGGAAGCTAGTCATGTTGAAGGGTTTAGCCCGGAGCTTGCATTGGTCACCATTGGAGGAGGAAAAGAACTAGAGGAAAAGCTTGTGGTATTACTTTGCTCTAGTTTTATCGTTAAATTTGGTACCAGCCACAAATTTTGTTGGAAAAATGATTACGTAGATTGCCTTTAAACCTGAACCTTTTGAACTTGTGTTCTTGAGGGCTTTGTAGGTAAGACCAACAAGTGAGACCATTGTAAACCACAtgttcaccaaatggattcagaGCTATCGTGATCTTCCTCTCATGATAAACCAGGTAACTTTGTTGGCAATTTTAGGCTAGCTGTAGAGTTGTAGTCCACTATTATTCACGATATTAAATAGTTCTTATATTCCTAGTGGGCTAACGTGACAAGATGGGAAATGCGGACTAAACCATTCATCCGAACTCTTGAATTTTTATGGCAAGAAGGCCATACAGCCCATGCCACCCTTGAGGAGGCAGAGAAGGAGGTTAGTTTTCACATTTTCTTTCCAAATTATTGTTGCTTCTGCTGAAATTTCAAAGCCATGCATGTGATGGTGCAGGAAAGTCATTTCTTGATAAACAATGAAAGATTCTAGTGCACTACCTCATATTCTCCAATTGTTATTGCTCTGCAGGCGATGCAGATGATTGATGTATATACCAAATTTGCCTTTGAGCATGCTGCAATACCAGTTATTCCAGGTAGAAAATCAAGAGTAGAAACATTTGCGGGTGCCAATCGGACCTACACTATAGAAGCTATGATGGGTGACAAGAAGGCCTTACAAGCTGGAACTAGTCACAACCTTGGCCAAAACTTTTCACGAGCTTTTGGAACACAGGTTGCTACCAACTCTCTTCATATCGTGATGACTTCATGTGTTGGATCCATTCTATACATTTTAAAATTTCAGAACATTTTTTCACAAGGATTGGATTTTGTTCTTTTTAATTCTTTCTTGTTTTCAAACATTTTGATTTTTTTCATTGTCTGCAGTTTATGGATGAAAATGGTCAAATCGAACACGTCTGGCAGACCTCTTGGGCTATTAGTACTCGGTTTGTTGGTGGGATTATCATGACCCATGGCGATGATGCCGGTCTAATGCTTCCTCCAAGGATTGCACCCATTCAGGTCTCCTCTCCTTCCTCATTTGCTTGCCTTTGTATTCACAACATTCTACCTGACTAATCTAGTCTTCCCTCCTTTGTTTCGTGTGCTACTATCAATCCTTTACAATGTAATAAATGGCTAACTAAAATGTACATTGTTCTGTTTTCAAATCCATACCCATGATGGGGCTATCTCTAAGAATGTTCCTATTTAATTCAGGTCATAATAGTACCAATATGGAAAAAGGGTGATGAGAAGGCTGTTGTTGTGGAAGCTGTAGATTCAGTTCAAAAAATACTCAAAGAAGCAGGAATTAGAGTTAAAGTGGACGACTCAGAGCTGCGAACTCCTGGATGGAAATTCAATCACTATGAGATGAAAGTAATTGTTTCTACTCTTATAGTGGAAGACTCAGAGCTGCGAACTTCTGTGTGTTGTTCACCCATTTGCTCTTAGCATATTTGGTTTCATATGCTTTCAGCACTATGAAAATCCCTTCGTATTTGATGATTTCATTGGTCTGTGTTGCTTGGCTACGCCCTATGTACATCAATTCTGCTTGAGACCATTGCTCCATCTGCTAGCACATAAATGCCTCATTCTTCCATAACAATTTCTAGAAGGTCCTGTTGCAGTATTGCCTTCATTTCAGTTGTGCTGCCAACTATCAATAGGCATAATGGAACAAAATCAAAGATGTATTAGATGCAAAAGTTTACTTTATGCATGCAATATTGTTTTGAACGTAGACGTATCTGGGCTGTTTTACATCCATCAATCTGGATACCGATTATTTGCCTGCGCAACACATTTCTCTCACTGTAAACTTATTCCTCTCATCTCCTTGTATTGCTTTTGACAGGGGGTTCCTGTAAGAATAGAGATAGGTCCACGTGATGTCACAAATAAGAGTGTTGTGGTTTCTAGGCGTGATGTCCCTGGAAAGCAAGGAAAGGAGTTTGGAGTGTCTATGGAGCCTTCGATATTGGTGAACCATATAAAGGGTCGTCTAGATGACATACAAGCATCCCTTTTACAGAAGGCCATAACATTCCGTGATAGGTAATTGTTTTCCTTTGAAGGATTACCTTGTCTTTTTTTGTTCTAGTTTTAGGGACACCTTTTTAATCTTCTCCTGCTTGTTGATTGATGTCTGCAAACCAACCTTATCCATGGGCATAAATGTTTCAATACCGCTACAGTTGCtatacaacaacaacaaagccttttaacACCAAGCAAGTTAAGGACTATGATAGGCTAGAGTTAAAACCCAACAGAAGCTAGATCTAGGTTCATATATAGTTGTTTTTCATGCATTCATATTCAATGCTAAATCTTTGGGTATATATTCTAATACCACCACAGCTGTTATAACTATATAAAAAGTTAATAGTCTTTTGTTGGTTTAAATAGTAGAGATGGTATTCTTGACCTGCGGCAGTAAGACAGCCCCCgagcattatattaagaagacctTCCCACACATACACAACGACACTACAACGACACTGTAGCCCATGCGCGAAACGACCGCGACCAGGACCAGACCTTAAACCCGTGCTTTTGGCGTGGGACAACCGAGAGAatttttttaaccacaacctGAAATTCGCTCTCATGTCAAACTCAgaacctgaggagtgctactcagatcaTTTAACTAACTTAGCTAGAGTCCCTTTCGCAGAGGGAGGGAGGGATTCCAGATATTAATAATATTTAGCAAGGCTCCATGTCTTCTTTGAATGGCTGCCTTTCCAAGGACGTTTCCTTTTCTTTGTGTCACTGCCTTTGCACGCACCTGTTTCGAGCAATTTACCCCGTTTCATTCTTGCAGTAACATTGTCGACGTAAGCTCATATGGCGAGCTGAAGGAAGCTATTTCTGAAGGAAAGTGGGCTAGAGGTCCTTGGTCAGCTAGGTAGGTTAACTTTGGTAAACATATTCGTTCTCATGTTTGTACTGTATAAGTATAGCACACGCCAGTTGTTTCCATGGCACATGTTAAATTTTTACTGAACTCTGGCAAACTTCAGCGATGCTGATGAGCTGAAAGTGAAAGAAGAGACCAGCGCCACCATCAGATGCTACCCATTCGAGCAGCCTGAGGGCACCAAGAAATGCTTCATGACTGGCAACCCCGCAGAGGAAGTCGCAATTTTCGCAAAGTCATACTAGGCCCACTGTGTGTCCACTGTCAGAGATAAGAACAGCATTTCCTTTTCAATTTTATAGGATTGTACCCTGTCTACCTAAGGTCCAGATTGATGACGGTTC contains these protein-coding regions:
- the LOC100283555 gene encoding prolyl-tRNA synthetase; protein product: MASLLRLPSLLSPSKPLLRRRLPAARLAASAASRGQASATAGAAAPAAAETRGGDREGQVTPRSADFNAWYTDVIAAAELADYGPVRGTMVIRPYGYAIWEAIQDYLNVKFKETGHSNMYFPQFIPYSFIEKEASHVEGFSPELALVTIGGGKELEEKLVVRPTSETIVNHMFTKWIQSYRDLPLMINQWANVTRWEMRTKPFIRTLEFLWQEGHTAHATLEEAEKEAMQMIDVYTKFAFEHAAIPVIPGRKSRVETFAGANRTYTIEAMMGDKKALQAGTSHNLGQNFSRAFGTQFMDENGQIEHVWQTSWAISTRFVGGIIMTHGDDAGLMLPPRIAPIQVIIVPIWKKGDEKAVVVEAVDSVQKILKEAGIRVKVDDSELRTPGWKFNHYEMKGVPVRIEIGPRDVTNKSVVVSRRDVPGKQGKEFGVSMEPSILVNHIKGRLDDIQASLLQKAITFRDSNIVDVSSYGELKEAISEGKWARGPWSASDADELKVKEETSATIRCYPFEQPEGTKKCFMTGNPAEEVAIFAKSY